GACTGGCAAGGGGGTCGCGGCGCCCTGGGCCGATACCGCCGCGGGCGCGCTCAGGACGGCCAGAAGGAAGAAACCCACGGCCCATCGCACGGGGCGCAGCCTATCGGCGCGCCGCGCGGGGTGTCAACGTACTTTTCGCCCCCGGATTCGCATGATCGGCCACACGTAGACGGAAAGCGCGGGCCAGCGGGTGCAGAGAAAACGAAGAACGTCCTTCACCCACTGCCGCGGATGGGTCTCGATCTTCCGGGAGAAGAAGGCGGGGAGAAGCTCCGGGCGGAGTCCGGCCTCCGTGAACTTCTCCATCATCCAGAAGGGATTCAGCTCGCGCTCGGGGTACTGGCCGTCCCGCGGGTCGCGATAGCCGAACTCCGGGCGTCGCCGGACGGCCCCCGTCTCGAGCAACTCCCGCGTCCCCTCGATCACGTCGTGGCCCACCAGCCCGCGCGTCGCGCGCGTCGCCTCGAAGAGCTGGTTCCGCGCGAGCGAAGGGAAGTGCTCGCCGATCAGGGCCCGGCGCGCCGCGAAGTAGGGGCCGTTCGGCTCGGCTTCCATGTCGCGCCATCCGCGCCGGCGGCGTCCCCGCGCCGGCAGGTAGAGGGAGTTGTTCTCGTCGCTCAGGAAGAAGATGCCCCCCGGCCGGAGCAGCCGGTTGGCTTCACGCAGGAATCCCTCGAGGTCGCGGACGTGGGAGATCACGCAGTTGGCCATGACCCCGTCGAACGACGCCGACGGGAGCTCCATCGCGATCCCGTCCCCGTACCGCGATTCGAAGTGCTCGGGCGAGAGGGGCGGATCGACCGCCTGGGCCAGGTAGGCGCCGACGGCGACCATGTCGCGGTCGATCTCGGTGGCGAGCACCCGGCGGGCGCCGTAGATGGCGACCAGCAGGGCCTCGATGCCGAACCCCGCCCCCAGGTCGAGCACGTCCTTCCCCTCGGCTTCCAGGTAGTCGTACATCGCGCGTCCCTTCTGGAAGACGTGCTCGATGCGCGCCGGATTCCGGAGGATGTTCAGATGCTTGTAGTAGACGAGGAAGTACTCGGGGAGCTTCTCGCGCAGGGCGGCGTCGCTCTGCATGAGGATCGCGCGGAGCGAGGCGAGGCGGCGGGCGGCCG
This DNA window, taken from Candidatus Binatia bacterium, encodes the following:
- a CDS encoding class I SAM-dependent methyltransferase — protein: MTPEATARGPASQAAHGPAGGTAARRLASLRAILMQSDAALREKLPEYFLVYYKHLNILRNPARIEHVFQKGRAMYDYLEAEGKDVLDLGAGFGIEALLVAIYGARRVLATEIDRDMVAVGAYLAQAVDPPLSPEHFESRYGDGIAMELPSASFDGVMANCVISHVRDLEGFLREANRLLRPGGIFFLSDENNSLYLPARGRRRRGWRDMEAEPNGPYFAARRALIGEHFPSLARNQLFEATRATRGLVGHDVIEGTRELLETGAVRRRPEFGYRDPRDGQYPERELNPFWMMEKFTEAGLRPELLPAFFSRKIETHPRQWVKDVLRFLCTRWPALSVYVWPIMRIRGRKVR